TTGGCGGCTGTTCGAGTGGTGGTTCTTCTTTGATGCCTACGCGCCGCACGTCTTCGATATCGGCGGGGCCATCGCGGGTGGAAGTGGTCTGGTGGCCGTGGTGGTCGCCATCGCCATGTCGGTGTGGCGCTCGCGGCAAGCGCGCCTTGTCACCACCTACGGTTCGGCACGCTGGGCCGATGCGGAAGACATACGCAAAGCTGGGCTGATCCAGCCCGACGGGGTTTTCCTCGGGCTGCATCGCGGCCAGTACCTCCGCCATGAAGGCCCGGAACACGTCCTGACCTTCGCACCAACGCGCTCGGGCAAGGGTGTGGGCCTGGTCGTTCCCACCTTGTTGAGTTGGCCCGCATCCGTCGTCGTTCACGACATCAAAGGCGAGAACTGGACGCTCACCGCAGGCTGGCGTTCGCGGTTTAGCCACTGCCTCCTGTTCAACCCCACGGATGCGCAGTCGGCAGCCTACAACCCGCTGCTGGAAGTGAGGCGCGGCGCGCACGAAGTGCGCGACGTGCAGAACGTGGCCGACATTCTTGTCGATCCCGATGGCGCACTCGAACGCCGGAACCATTGGGAAAAGACCAGTCACGCGCTGTTGGTCGGCGCCATCCTGCATGTGCTGTACGCAGGCGAGGACAAGACGCTGCGCGGCGTCGCCAACTTCCTCAGCGACCCGGCGTGTCCGTTCGAGCTGACGCTGCACCGGATGATGACGACGAAGCACCTGGGCGATGCGCCTCACCCGGTTGTCGCATCCGCTGCCCGCGAAGTGCTTAACAAGTCGGACAACGAGCGATCGGGCGTGCTCTCCACCGCCATGTCGTTTCTCGGCCTGTACCGCGACCCGACCGTGGCCGAAGTCACATCGCGCTGCGATTGGCGCATCGCCGACCTGATTTCCGCCGAGCACCCGGTATCGCTCTATCTGGTGGTGCCGCCCTCCGACATAAGCCGCACCAAGCCGCTGATCCGGCTCATCTTGAACCAGATCGGGCGGCGGCTGACCGAATCGCTCGACGGCAGCGATGGCATCGCGCGCCGGCACAAGCTGCTGCTGATGCTGGACGAGTTTCCGGCGCTGGGCCGCCTCGATTTTTTCGAGTCCGCGCTTGCCTTCATGGCCGGGTACGGCATCCGCAGCTTTCTCATCGCTCAAAGCCTGAACCAGATCGACAAGGCGTATGGGCAGAACCATTCCATCCTCGACAACTGCCATGTCCGGGTGACTTTCGCCACCAACGACGAAAGGACGGCGAAAAGGATTTCAGAAACCCTCGGCACCGCCACCGAGCTTCGCGCGCAGCGCAACTACGCCGGCCACCGGCTCGCTCCGTGGCTGGGGCACCTGATGGTGTCGCGTCAGGAAACTGCACGGCCGCTGTTGACGCCCGGCGAGGTGATGCAGCTTCCACCTGATGACGCCGTGGTCATGGTGTCCAGCGTCGCCCCGATCCGCGCGAAGAAGCTGCGCTACTACGCCGACGCCAATTTCAAGAATCGCGTCCTGCCACCGCCCGCGCTCGTAGCCGGGAGGTACGCCGACGCGCCGCCAGCCCGCCCCGACGACTGGAGCGGCTTGGCGATCCCGGCCGTACCTGCGGCGCCGGCCTCGGCATCCGCCGATGGCCTGGGCGGCACCGATGACGGCGGCCCACGCCGCCAGCCCGAACTCTCCGAAACCGTCGCCTACGACCCCGAGCCGGACGCACATGCGAACGACCTGGCGCTGCTCGATGACGACGACCTGGCGCTGCCGCTTCCCGGCCAGCTCGACCCGGCCATGCAGCGCACGGCCCGGCTGGCTTCCCTCGACCCCAACGACGGAATCGACCT
The sequence above is drawn from the Hyphomicrobiales bacterium genome and encodes:
- a CDS encoding conjugal transfer protein TraG codes for the protein MQAQGVLFGQIAAVFGIVIAGVWGATQWTAAALGYQLRLGSPWFDFFGTPVYHPWRLFEWWFFFDAYAPHVFDIGGAIAGGSGLVAVVVAIAMSVWRSRQARLVTTYGSARWADAEDIRKAGLIQPDGVFLGLHRGQYLRHEGPEHVLTFAPTRSGKGVGLVVPTLLSWPASVVVHDIKGENWTLTAGWRSRFSHCLLFNPTDAQSAAYNPLLEVRRGAHEVRDVQNVADILVDPDGALERRNHWEKTSHALLVGAILHVLYAGEDKTLRGVANFLSDPACPFELTLHRMMTTKHLGDAPHPVVASAAREVLNKSDNERSGVLSTAMSFLGLYRDPTVAEVTSRCDWRIADLISAEHPVSLYLVVPPSDISRTKPLIRLILNQIGRRLTESLDGSDGIARRHKLLLMLDEFPALGRLDFFESALAFMAGYGIRSFLIAQSLNQIDKAYGQNHSILDNCHVRVTFATNDERTAKRISETLGTATELRAQRNYAGHRLAPWLGHLMVSRQETARPLLTPGEVMQLPPDDAVVMVSSVAPIRAKKLRYYADANFKNRVLPPPALVAGRYADAPPARPDDWSGLAIPAVPAAPASASADGLGGTDDGGPRRQPELSETVAYDPEPDAHANDLALLDDDDLALPLPGQLDPAMQRTARLASLDPNDGIDL